The window ACATGTAGTCCAACCTTTTGATTTGATACATAGTGATGTGTGGGGTATGGCACCAGTCACTTCTCATGCTAATTACAAATGCTTTGTCACTTTTATTGACGACTATAGCCGTTTCACATGGATTTATTTCCTTCATTCTAAAGATGAAGTATTTcctgtttttaagatttttcatgTACATATCCAGACCCAATTTTAGCCTAAATCAAAATCCTTTGTTCTGACAATGGGGGTGAGTATATGTCTTATTTGTTTCAGGACTTCTTACAGTATCAAGGCATCATTTCTCAACGACGGACATCCAAACTCTAATGTTCTTCATGATTTATTGAAATCTGGTTTTCTTAGAAATAAAGATTCACCATCTCTTAGTGTTGTTCAGTTTGATTGCAATTCTTGCAGGCTTGGCAAAAGAAAAATCTGCCCTTTCCTATTCACACACCACACGTAGTCCAACCTTTTGATTTGATACATATTGATGTGCAGGATATGACACCAGTCATTTCTCATGCTAATTACTAATACTTTGTCACTTTTATTGACGATTATAGCCGTTTCACATGGATTTATTTCCTTCATTCTAAAGATGAAGTATTTcctgtttttaagatttttcatgTATATATCCAGACCCAATTTCAGCCCAAATCAAAATCCTTCGTTCTGACAATGGGGGTGAGTATATGTCTCATTTGTTTCAGGACTTTTTACAGCATCATGGCATCATTTCTCAATGATTTTTCCCTTTAACACCTTAACAAAATGGGgtgactgaaagaaagaatcattaTCTTCTTGATGTTGTTCAAACTCTTTTATTAGAGTCGTTtacacctttttatttttggtatgaagcttTCTCCACTGCTGTCTACCTCATCAACAGATTGTCTTCCCCCACATTGAACCACGACACTCCTTTTATAAAGTTGTTTGGTCATCCTCCACCTTATTCCAACCTCTATGCCTTTGGTTGTGTCTGTTATGCTTATCTTCCTGCATATAAAAACTCACGGCTCAGTCAATTCAATGTGCTTTCTTAGGATATTCAGTACaccaaaaaggttttttttgctATGACCCAAATCTGTGTCGCATTTGAATTTCTAGAAATGTGATCTTTCTAAAAAACCAATATTTCTTTTCCATGCATCAGGATCTTGTTCCTCctttattttctgttttgcctatgtttacTAACTCTTCTGCAGCTCTAGTCCCTTCTAAGCCTCTCCTAGTATATCAAAAACGCTCATCTGCTACTTCCCACCAGCCTCTAGACCCTTCCCAAGTTTCAGCAACTGCAACTCCCTCTCATCAATAAAGTACTCGGGTTTGTAGACCCCCCCGATAGGTATGGTTACTCTCTTCTCTCATCCTTCACAACTACCTTATCTTCTACTTTTCTTCCTTTATCTTATAAACATGCAATGAAGCATGAGTGTTGGCGAAAAACTATTGATACTGAACTTCTCGCACTTGAAGAAAACCAAACCTGGGACGTTATTCCATGTCCCTCATCTGTGAATCTCCTTGGCAGTAAATTTGTGTTTTCTATTAAGCATCGTTCTGATGGGTCCACAAGGCTCGGTTAGTGGCACTTGGCAACAAATAGGAATATGGTCTCCATTATGATGAGACCTTCGCATCAGTTGCCAAAATAACCACTATCCGAACTATACTCGCCCTTGCTGCATCTCAATCCTGACCCTTACATCAAATGGATGTCAAGAATTCCTTCCTTCATGGTGATCTCAAGGAAGATGTTTACCCGAAACTTCCTTCTGGTATGTCCACTTCCTCATTTAATGATGTTTGCAAACTGAAACGTTTTTTGTATGGTTTGAAGCAAGCATCGAGAGTATGGTTTGACAAGTTTCGATCCACGTTGGTTTCTCCTTCACTCAAAGTCAATATAACTCCTCTCtctttctacaaaaaaaatccatgggTATCGTTGTCCTCCTTGTTTATGTGGACGATATCATCATCACTGGCTCTGACATGGAGGCAATCTCTGCGATTCAGACTTTTTTGCATTCTACATTCCACATGAAAGACCTTGGCCAGCTCACCTATTTCTTGGGCTTGGAAGTGCATCATCAGCCTCATGGTCTCTTCCTGCATCAGCACAAGTATAGTTAGGAACTAGTTCAGTTAGCCGGCCTTACCAACACTACTTCGGTTGACACTCCTATGGAACTTAATGTGAAATATCACCTTGCATTGAATGCGCCAACAAGTAACCTGCTTTGCAATGTTTAAGCAACATGTACAACGACTTATGACGACCATAAATGACATTCCTTGGTGTTTTTTCGATTCGCCATGGTAAGGCCTACCTCTTTAAATAACACCAGTGGTGTAATTCCCTCCGGTTTGGCattggttttcttttctctctcctcctaaATTCTAGTAGCTGACTTCCCAAACTTCATTACAACCCTTCCTTCAAATTTGGTCcatgttcttttaattgatattttttatttaaattattttatagaattaagattctttgaattttatcattttttaattttttaatatgcagatttggtctttttttattactatttattttacttaagatcatttttaaaattgatttttttaatgatttcacctccttcattttttattaatattttttactttgattttttttaaaaattatatattttttttttctgattgcatcattcaacattgaatgAAACTTCTTGATAGAGCTCGGGTCTATGATTTAATGGGTTGCAAATTTGAGAGATTAACCTTGATTTAGGAGATTTGTTCagtttcatttattattttttctttttttaagatcaattttttacaatttcatcattgtagatttgatttaattggagGTTGgggttcattaatttttttttatttgctttgtataggattttttactaattttaaaaatgactagGGTTATGTcgaatctttttatttgttattctttgttaactttagcttttttttaaaaaaaaatttggttttgatttaaattaaaccTGTTGCTTAAATAtaagcatttaatttttacttcatgatatttttatttacttaaatatagcttttttgggtctttttaattattattttttatatatttttgaccttcaatatttggttgataaTAAATAGGCTTCctattttggtttgatttagaTTTCATgtggttatcatagtctcatagcTCTAATCATGGGTTAACCATGGTTGACTCAGGTTGAACTAATATATTATTGTCtcgatagttttttttataaaaaaatatattatctaatatatactatttaataatttaaaagtacTGTATTTAGTATGCATCAAATTTTtactttctaatatttttataatttttttaaggttagaaaaaaaagatttaacttGCATCGTAGAGTTGAACAATAATCTAATCATCTACCTATACAATGTTGACTTCATGACTATCATGActaaaaaacatgataataGCAAAACATTAAGATACTTATTTGACTTGATGAATAAAAAGTGTGTTATACTGTATGCAAATTAGTtattctctcattcttttaaaaagaaagttatTCTTAGTTCTAcgtttttaattttgagttgatATTAAAACAAGGAtgctttttttatagaaaaatattagcttCGATTTATATTGGAGCGATTTATACAAGTGAtcctaagagaaaaaaaaaaggaaaaaaagagggaaaatcACAAAGCAGAAATAACCCACGGATACCCCCCAAACTAATCCAATTATTTAGCACCCAATTAGGGAGGGATCAGGCTGTCCGGATCAGATGCTTTGAAATCCAAGTCGAAAGACCGCATTGTCCCGTTGTCACTCACCACATCTCCCTCACGTGACTGACCCCACCAAACATTTGAATTCGGACTAGAAGCGCCTTTCCCTTAATTCcacttcaataattttaatcaattccGTTCCCCAACACCATTTCAAAAAACCCACCTCCCCCTCTTCTCCCGTCCTTCCTCCCATGTCTTTCTCTCTAATTATCTAAGCCTCAACAAccccaaaaaaattcaaattcactgTCTCCTTTctcagaaaaatcaaatttaaaaaattcatctcCCTCAGGCAGCTCACAGATCTCAGATCCCTGTTTCGTCAATTAATGCGTTACCGGAAACGTTAGCGTTGATTTAAATCTGTCTCTCACTTtctcttatttttgtattttaatctgACTTAGGTTTTCAAATTTGGATctattttaggtttttctacCTGGAtcgattttgaaaaaaaaacaagggatgGAGAGTTCGGAGTGCGTGAGAGTTGCCGTTAATATTCGGCCGTTGATCACACCAGAGCTTCTCATTGGTTGTACAGACATCATCACTGTTGTTCCTGGAGAGCCGCAGGTATTGAATCAGCCTTTCTCTCTTtcagttttaatttctttacatTTAGGtttcatttataaatataaattgacaagaaaaaggttattaaattattttgtcaaATTCATTGTtcggatgatgatgatgatgaatcagGTTCAAATCGGCTCGCATTCGTTCACTTATGATTATGTATACGGGAGTACCGCGTCACCTTCTTCAGAGATTTTCAATGATTGCGTTGCTCCACTGGTTGAGGCACTTTTAAATGGCTACAATGCCACCGTCCTTGCCTATGGCCAGGTTTAACTTCGATGtatttcttcttgtttgttACAGTCTGTGTATTATGTGTATGATTCTTAAcatgtttgttaaaaattaGACTGGTTCGGGGAAAACATATACAATGGGGACCAATTACTCTGGAGAAGGAAGTAATAGTGGAATTATACCAAAAGTAATGGATAATATATTTAAGAGAGTGGAGGCTGCTAATGAATCGTCAGAGTTTTTGATACGGGTTTCATTCATCGAGGTAAAATTATATACTTCAATGCGATAATTCTTTGAATACTTGTTGTAGAACCATGTGCTTATTTTCTGATGCTAAAATGAACAGATATTTAAGGAAGAGGTGTTCGATTTGCTCGACCCCAATTCGGCAGCTTTCTCTAAAGGTGAATGGGTGAATGCGGCAAAGCCTGCAGTGCCTTCTAGAGTTCCAATTCAGATCAGAGAAACAGCAAATGGAGGGATCACACTTGCTGGTGTTACTGAAGCAGAAGTTAGAAATAAAGAGGAGATGGCATCTTATTTGTCACGAGGGTCTTTATCTCGTGCAACTGGCAGTACTAACATGAACAGTCAATCTAGGTGTGGATTTCACCATGTCACTTACTCTAACttggtttttgtgtttgttCTGACATAATGTTGGTTTCAAAGAACTCATGGTTTGAAATTGGTTGATGAATAAGCATCTGctgactctctctctcctttttcacTTGAATATTTCATTTTGTCCAATCCAACTAAACAACTGAACATTTTTAATGCAATTGTTAGCtaattttcccttttctttatgAATTTTCTCATCTAAAATTCACAATGTAAAACACGTGTTTCATTATTTCCCAGTCGCTCGCATGCTATATTTACAATTACCATGGAGCAAAAGAAAATTTCTTCGTGTCCAATTGGAGTAAATAATGATGATATCGGTGATGACATATTATGTGCAAAACTTCATTTGGTTGACCTTGCTGGATCAGAACGTGCGAAAAGAACAGGTGCAGATGGCATGCGTTTCAAAGAAGGTAGCTCCAATGTTTTTCGTTATAATGCGAGAgcctttaaatttaataattcctAATATGATTCAATGGGCATGATTCGTGCTATTGTAGCTTGcaatgtttgttttattttgtttatcctGTTACAATTTTACGAGTTTTCCATGTTTTAGGCATCCATATTAATAAGGGTTTGCTGGCCCTTGGAAATGTGATAAGTGCACTGggggatgagaaaaaaaagaaagaagggggCCATGTTCCTTATCGCGATAGCAAGTTGACACGCTTGTTACAGGTGCCTTCCTTTCCTTTGCCATCTTGTTAGTTTTAATTAAGCCTCTAATCCTTACACAAAAACTTGTAACTATTTCATGATCCAAATGATTTCTGAATCATGTGGATGAATCATTTATTTCTGAAAAAGCacataaacataaacataaacaaaagtGGTATATGATGGATGgctttcaatttttcaagagggATATTTCATTGATTGTGGTGAATGGATGCTCTACATTGTGATTACTTTTAGTTTAAAGTATGACATCTACTCTTGATAGAAGCTTTCTTATTACTGTCGTTGGAATTTGAATTTCTAGGATTCTTTGGGAGGAAACAGCAAAACAGTGATGATTGGTATGTCATTTATCACCTTTATGTATCACAATGCTTAgagtttatttttgcattttagatTTCTGCCTTCAACAGTTTGTCGTATTTATTATAGCATGTGTTAGCCCTGCTGACACAAATGCGGAGGAGACCTTGAATACATTGAAGTATGCAAATCGTGCTCGTAATATTCAGAACAAAGCAGTGGTAAGTTTTCCTTCTTCACTTGTTTGTTGTGCTTTGTTTTGTTATGGCTATCTTTTCATGCACAGCATTTTTCTACCTTGTTCTTAGGTCAATCGTGATCCGATGGCTGCTCAAATGCAGCAAATGAGAGGCCAAATTGAGCAATTACAGACTGAACTATTATTTTATCGTGGTGATGCAACCATTCCATTCGACGAGCTTCAGGTACGGTTTTGATAAATACCACCATCTGCTCCTTATCTTTTAAATTCTGTTATTTAATGATGTGTTTTCTTAGATTCTCAAACACAAAGTGTCATTGCTTGAAGTGAGTAATGCTGAATTACAACGGGAACTTCAAGAGAGACGACTCACTTGTGAACACTTGAATCAACGTGCTGTTGATGCTCAGGTTATTAAGTTTTCGTGTTTCTGTAATTATTATgctctttgtgatttttttttctttgattacaATTGAGTCAATAATTCAGGTTGAAAAGGACAAATTGATAATGCAAATTGAATCAGCTCGAAATGGTAAATCCTGGGATGAGATTGACTCCAGTATAAATCAGGTTTGGGTGAATTGATTGTTGCAGATTATTGTCACTTTTGACATATAAAAATCTTTCCCTGACACAGTTTTAAAAGCACTTTCAGGATTATGAATTGGTCAAAATGTATGTGTCAAAAATTCAAGAGTTAGAAGGAGAGTTGTTGCATTTGAAAAACTTGTCCACCTCAAAGCGTAATCAATTTGTTGATTATCTCGATTCGGATGATGAGAGGTTCCGCTCAAAAGATGCTTTACTCCAATCTCTAAATGAGCTTTCATCCAATTCTGACACTAAAGCAGCTGACATTTCAGGTAACGTATAAGAAACTTTAACTCATTTTGTAGTGCATTTgttagttttcttattttatattcttgaaaaaGCCTTTTCTCCATTTTCCTGCTTCATGAAATGAAGACACTCCCTTCGAATAACTTGGTAAAATTGTTGTTTGGTTGATGAATATCTGATTTTAAATGTTGACAATGCTGGTCTCATTTGCGCCAAAACCATGCCCTTTTTTGTCTGGCAGCTTTATGGGTAGGTCACACAACATCATTGATCAGTGAATTTATGCCTTTGATAACTGTTGATGCTCAACATCCTTTTATTTGTCGTTTCTGGTTTTGGCAGTCAACTTTGCATTTTATTTCACGTATGAGATGTAGCTATATATCTaattgttgaaaatattttcttttgattcaaatGTAGATGAAGTTGAAGATGAGGAAAAAGAGCAAGAGCATTCTTCTCTGCAAGAAAAATTGGACAGGGAGCTGAAAGAATTGGACAGAAAACTAGAACAAAAGGAGGTAAAACCAGCCAGCTCAACTCCTAATTTTTAGTATAAGCGTTCCTTTTCATTCTTGTGTTGTCATTAGATGTACAGCTAAATAATTTTGTGGCTACTGCTGTTTTCTGCTCAATAAAGGAGCTGTCAATTCATGAGATGGAAGAAGATTTTGGACTGCAAAAGTATCATTAATGATCAACCTCATAGAAACGTTAAACCCATGCTAGTTCTGGTTTAAATTAAATGTAGGAACAGTAGTGCATGTGATGTTTTGACTGTCTAGGAGCAGcagtttcttatttttattataaaatttgttGGCATTTTGACCAttgtccttcatttttttttctttaaatttttgaagGCTGAAATGAAGCGTTTTACAAGTGTGGATACTTCAGTTCTTAAGCAACATTATGATAAAAAAGTTCAGGACTTAGAACAAGAAAAGAGGCTTTTGCAGGTCAGTGCTTATATGTTCACATGCTATGTTTCAAGTGCTTCAGGGTCATGCTTGTATACCTATCTCCATCTTTGTTGTCAATGCACAGAAAGAGATTGAGGAATTGAGATACAATCTTGCCAATATATCATCTACTTCTGATGACGgtgctaaaaaattaaaggaagacTATCTTCAAAAGTTGACAGTACTTGAGGCACAGGTGAG is drawn from Populus nigra chromosome 5, ddPopNigr1.1, whole genome shotgun sequence and contains these coding sequences:
- the LOC133695140 gene encoding kinesin-like protein KIN-4C, which gives rise to MESSECVRVAVNIRPLITPELLIGCTDIITVVPGEPQVQIGSHSFTYDYVYGSTASPSSEIFNDCVAPLVEALLNGYNATVLAYGQTGSGKTYTMGTNYSGEGSNSGIIPKVMDNIFKRVEAANESSEFLIRVSFIEIFKEEVFDLLDPNSAAFSKGEWVNAAKPAVPSRVPIQIRETANGGITLAGVTEAEVRNKEEMASYLSRGSLSRATGSTNMNSQSSRSHAIFTITMEQKKISSCPIGVNNDDIGDDILCAKLHLVDLAGSERAKRTGADGMRFKEGIHINKGLLALGNVISALGDEKKKKEGGHVPYRDSKLTRLLQDSLGGNSKTVMIACVSPADTNAEETLNTLKYANRARNIQNKAVVNRDPMAAQMQQMRGQIEQLQTELLFYRGDATIPFDELQILKHKVSLLEVSNAELQRELQERRLTCEHLNQRAVDAQVEKDKLIMQIESARNGKSWDEIDSSINQDYELVKMYVSKIQELEGELLHLKNLSTSKRNQFVDYLDSDDERFRSKDALLQSLNELSSNSDTKAADISDEVEDEEKEQEHSSLQEKLDRELKELDRKLEQKEAEMKRFTSVDTSVLKQHYDKKVQDLEQEKRLLQKEIEELRYNLANISSTSDDGAKKLKEDYLQKLTVLEAQVVELKKKQDAQAQLLRQKQKSDEAARRLNEEIQRIKTQKVQLQHKIKQECEQFRLWKASREKEVLQLKKEGRRNEYEMHKLLALNQRQKMVLQRKTEEAAMATKRLKELLESRKMSRETFGVGNGNGPGVQALMQAIEHELEVTLRVHEVRSEYEHQMQVRARMANEMAKLKEEGEILKQTNSSICPPTMSPGARNSRIFALENMLAASSSTLVSMASQLSEAEERERGFSGRGRWNHVRSLADAKNVMNYLFNIASSTRCLLRDKEVACREKDTEIRDLKEKVVKLRSLARHLEIQKTELIHQVKSESSALKKYSIKSEAGSEEYKRDMHRQVQQSTPIILDDMDTSESEHSDNNMTDDEWVQSEKEATDDEWVMSGKRRGKKRNSKTKSRSSTGDIHDQENCKSDCSGEAATTVQACCACSKYSLCKTSKCQCRASGGFCGISCGCMPNKCSNRGAIEINDSTLGSNETEKNQVLVSQGAMLLQSALVEKPVETNDDSVVRRKPLSDIGNTVAKSNAPKANQRKKWRKSVIQLVPVPPPSTKSENTEAAPQKAVGSAAPNGVSEADSSVIEAEIPLKLPRAMRSAAPNGGILLRERNADQAEESVNKEAVVLPTRSSPARPKRKSDEKENYGR